A genomic stretch from Corynebacterium sp. 21KM1197 includes:
- a CDS encoding DUF4040 family protein: protein MTLAIVIALAVGAVLLSPPLVRVADRRAGWPLAGLFVAAAIILGRHLPAILDGEPLTWRVTWVRDFLAPGADVTLALRADALSAFFALLALCIGAIVFIYSAAYLPKRQGNTSFYTIMTAFTLAVLLLVLAEDVVVLFIGWELVSIASFLLIARSGSSGEAGAQRTLLLTFIGGLTLLAAIAVAAVSTGTTSVQGILASPVWAEQPTLTATVAVLVALSAFTKAAQLPFHFWLPEAMAAATPVSAFLHAAAVVKAGVYLLMRFSTIFHDVAVWNWLLIGTGLITAVVSALFAVQKTDLKKLTAYSTVSHLGWIVATIGVGTPLALSAALVHTLAHALFKSSIFMLIGVVDHEAGTRDTRRLGVLWRAMPFTCTGMVVGALSMAAIPPTFGFISKEGMLGALYGVEGAGTALLIVAGIGALLTFTYSAKLVFGAFFDPATEHPGRRMEGVHEAPVSLWLPAALPGLLSLPLGLAPMFLDKPVDSIVAATGVGADSEVTHLALWHGFNAPFAVSMLVIALGIAGIALRHRLWPALESRFLLPFNGNGLLRALVQGISATGRLFAQMANSQSPSRHLVWPVCSVIALMLFALLGRPGIDGAPLAPRTEGLDNWLDLGPLLIIALSVLGLMRTTHRLTSAVLVGTVGVGITFQMLILGAPDVALTQFLVEALVVVIIMMVLRYQPAHFPSVSRRRTARSLVIALLAGLAAFLGVFTLMGRGERSDLAEWYIANAPEITGGQNIVATIIVEFRALDTLGELSVLGMAAIVIGAVVTSFPRLPFAKGTRPRPFGQSQLNSLPLRMALRLVAPLLVILSVLVFMRGHMDPGGGFVAALIAGTGIMLFYLSRGRDSIVARPSTPYWLTGIGIVTALAAGFVGLFEGSFLAPLHGEILGEHMSTSLIFDGGIYLAVLGMLMAAVNYLGIYDRPGAATTQELPFARGESGPLGATPGVPEHGDHSDHGDEMGAGSERSGAVAKPTEEPTGTAKEQQR from the coding sequence GTGACGTTAGCTATTGTTATTGCCTTGGCGGTGGGGGCCGTTCTCCTTTCTCCCCCGTTGGTTCGGGTGGCCGACCGGCGCGCGGGCTGGCCGCTGGCGGGCCTTTTTGTGGCCGCCGCGATCATCCTCGGCCGCCACCTACCCGCGATTCTGGACGGAGAGCCCCTCACCTGGCGGGTGACCTGGGTGCGCGATTTCCTCGCCCCCGGCGCGGACGTCACGCTGGCCCTGCGTGCCGACGCCCTCAGCGCCTTCTTCGCGCTGCTGGCCCTGTGCATCGGTGCGATCGTGTTCATCTATTCCGCAGCCTATCTGCCCAAGCGGCAGGGCAACACCAGTTTTTACACAATCATGACGGCCTTTACCCTCGCCGTCCTGCTGCTGGTGCTTGCCGAAGACGTGGTGGTGCTGTTCATCGGCTGGGAACTGGTCTCCATCGCCTCCTTCCTGCTCATCGCCCGCTCCGGGTCGAGCGGGGAGGCCGGGGCCCAGCGCACGCTGCTGCTCACCTTCATCGGCGGCCTGACCCTGCTGGCGGCCATCGCGGTGGCCGCCGTGAGCACCGGCACCACCAGCGTGCAGGGGATTCTGGCGTCTCCTGTGTGGGCCGAGCAGCCCACGCTCACCGCCACCGTGGCCGTTTTGGTGGCGCTCTCCGCCTTCACCAAGGCCGCGCAGTTGCCCTTCCACTTCTGGCTGCCCGAGGCGATGGCCGCCGCCACCCCCGTGTCCGCGTTCCTTCACGCGGCCGCCGTGGTCAAGGCCGGTGTGTACCTGCTCATGCGCTTTTCCACGATCTTCCACGACGTCGCGGTGTGGAACTGGTTGCTCATTGGCACCGGCCTGATCACCGCCGTGGTCTCCGCGCTCTTTGCGGTGCAAAAGACGGATCTGAAGAAGCTCACCGCCTACTCCACCGTGAGCCACCTGGGCTGGATCGTGGCCACCATCGGCGTGGGCACCCCCCTGGCGCTCTCGGCGGCGCTGGTGCACACCCTGGCGCACGCGCTGTTCAAGTCCTCGATCTTCATGCTCATCGGCGTGGTGGATCACGAGGCCGGAACCCGCGATACCCGCCGCCTGGGAGTGCTGTGGCGCGCCATGCCCTTTACCTGCACCGGAATGGTGGTGGGCGCCCTTTCCATGGCCGCCATTCCCCCAACCTTTGGCTTCATCTCCAAGGAGGGCATGCTCGGCGCCCTCTACGGTGTGGAGGGGGCCGGTACCGCGCTGCTGATCGTGGCCGGAATCGGTGCCCTGCTCACCTTCACGTACTCGGCCAAGCTGGTCTTTGGTGCGTTCTTCGATCCCGCCACCGAGCACCCCGGCCGCCGCATGGAGGGGGTACACGAGGCCCCGGTTTCCCTGTGGCTGCCCGCCGCGTTGCCGGGTTTGCTCTCCCTGCCGCTGGGGCTGGCCCCGATGTTCCTGGATAAGCCGGTGGACTCCATCGTGGCCGCCACCGGGGTGGGCGCTGATTCCGAGGTGACCCACCTGGCGCTCTGGCACGGCTTCAATGCCCCCTTTGCAGTATCCATGCTGGTCATCGCCCTGGGCATAGCGGGAATCGCGCTACGGCACCGCCTCTGGCCCGCCCTGGAATCCCGCTTCCTGCTGCCCTTCAACGGCAATGGCCTCCTGCGTGCGCTGGTTCAGGGAATCTCCGCCACCGGGCGACTTTTTGCCCAAATGGCGAACTCCCAGAGCCCCTCGCGCCACCTCGTGTGGCCGGTGTGCAGCGTGATCGCGCTCATGCTCTTTGCCCTGCTGGGCCGCCCTGGCATCGACGGCGCCCCCCTCGCCCCCCGCACCGAGGGACTAGACAACTGGCTCGACCTGGGTCCGCTGCTCATCATCGCCCTCTCCGTGTTGGGCCTCATGCGCACCACGCACCGCCTCACCAGCGCCGTGCTGGTGGGCACCGTGGGCGTGGGCATCACGTTCCAGATGCTCATCCTGGGGGCTCCCGACGTCGCCCTCACCCAGTTCCTGGTGGAAGCCCTGGTGGTGGTCATCATCATGATGGTGCTGCGCTACCAGCCCGCGCACTTCCCCTCGGTGAGCCGCAGGCGCACCGCGCGCTCCCTGGTGATCGCGCTGCTGGCGGGCCTGGCGGCCTTCCTGGGAGTGTTCACCCTCATGGGCCGGGGCGAGCGCTCCGACCTGGCCGAGTGGTACATCGCCAATGCGCCGGAGATCACCGGCGGCCAGAACATCGTGGCCACCATCATCGTGGAGTTCCGCGCCCTGGATACCCTGGGCGAACTCTCCGTGCTAGGCATGGCGGCCATCGTGATCGGCGCGGTGGTCACCTCCTTCCCGCGCCTGCCCTTTGCCAAGGGCACCCGCCCGCGCCCCTTTGGGCAATCGCAACTCAACTCCCTGCCGCTGCGCATGGCGCTGCGGCTGGTGGCCCCGCTGCTGGTGATCCTCTCCGTCCTGGTATTCATGCGCGGGCACATGGACCCCGGCGGCGGCTTCGTGGCCGCCTTGATCGCGGGCACCGGGATCATGCTCTTTTATCTCTCCCGTGGCCGCGACTCCATCGTGGCCCGCCCCTCCACGCCATATTGGCTCACGGGAATCGGGATCGTTACCGCGCTGGCGGCCGGCTTTGTGGGCCTGTTCGAAGGCTCCTTCCTGGCTCCGCTTCACGGGGAGATCCTGGGCGAGCACATGAGCACCTCTCTGATCTTCGACGGCGGCATCTATCTGGCCGTGCTGGGCATGCTCATGGCGGCGGTGAACTACCTGGGCATTTACGACAGGCCCGGTGCCGCCACCACGCAGGAACTTCCCTTTGCCCGTGGGGAATCCGGGCCGCTGGGGGCCACCCCCGGTGTGCCGGAGCACGGCGATCACAGTGATCACGGCGATGAGATGGGCGCTGGGAGTGAGCGCTCTGGGGCCGTCGCAAAGCCCACCGAAGAACCCACCGGAACCGCAAAGGAGCAACAGCGATGA
- a CDS encoding YhgE/Pip domain-containing protein, with amino-acid sequence MSAVRSTLLFSLTLVPLLAGAVYLTVAGQGPEKSWSAGEEPQAAPAAATAQLMEARRAAIDAGTNASFLANGTAQLLDGVSKFQSGEISGDVQRLRDGAAQLRDGMIQLQAATGQLGQGATELADGVGGAMDKILALGVIQGQLDEAASSLDQELEKSTDPRAQDLRGQLADFRAQLANGGLGEETTGQLTRLRDGSRDLANQLAVPGYGFHDGIYSATDGAKRLASGIEEAQGGVAGALDSMGQLDSGARQLNDMAQENRTRVQGIQRALPVAQAGVEQEARAELLPMYALLISVFAALGGLGAGFLRRAGDRLLAGGAVVAASGGLLWLMGTALSWQTLAAGTGVLALAVGAFAGLGAGLRHVAGTRGAVIGGALVLLAQVGVAGWVWKSAMTSDLSSAWAAVAGLTPVHYATGALSALSNGGSVALVWVAVAVLGAMVLLGGVARWGLARR; translated from the coding sequence ATGAGTGCCGTGCGTTCTACCCTCCTGTTCTCTCTCACGCTGGTGCCCCTGCTGGCGGGGGCCGTGTACCTCACCGTGGCCGGGCAGGGGCCGGAGAAATCGTGGTCGGCGGGGGAGGAACCCCAGGCCGCCCCGGCCGCCGCCACCGCGCAACTCATGGAGGCCCGCCGCGCCGCGATCGACGCCGGAACCAACGCCAGTTTTCTGGCCAACGGCACCGCCCAACTCCTCGACGGCGTATCCAAGTTCCAGTCCGGGGAGATCAGCGGGGACGTGCAGCGCCTGCGCGACGGCGCGGCCCAACTGCGCGACGGCATGATTCAACTTCAGGCCGCCACCGGGCAACTCGGCCAGGGAGCCACCGAACTTGCCGACGGCGTGGGCGGCGCCATGGACAAGATCCTCGCCCTGGGCGTGATCCAGGGGCAACTCGATGAGGCCGCCAGCAGCCTGGATCAGGAACTGGAAAAGTCCACCGACCCGCGCGCCCAGGACCTGCGCGGCCAACTCGCGGACTTCCGCGCCCAACTGGCCAACGGCGGCCTGGGTGAGGAAACCACCGGGCAACTCACGCGGCTGCGCGATGGCTCCCGTGACCTGGCCAATCAACTGGCCGTGCCCGGATACGGCTTCCACGACGGCATCTACAGCGCCACCGACGGCGCGAAGCGCCTGGCCTCCGGGATCGAGGAGGCCCAGGGCGGGGTGGCCGGTGCCCTGGACAGTATGGGGCAATTGGATTCGGGGGCGCGGCAACTCAACGATATGGCGCAGGAGAACCGCACCCGCGTGCAGGGGATTCAGCGCGCGCTGCCGGTGGCCCAGGCGGGTGTCGAGCAGGAGGCACGCGCGGAACTGCTCCCCATGTATGCGCTGCTCATCTCGGTTTTTGCGGCGCTCGGCGGGCTGGGCGCGGGGTTCCTGCGCCGCGCCGGGGATCGACTCCTGGCCGGGGGCGCGGTGGTGGCGGCCTCGGGCGGGCTGCTGTGGCTGATGGGCACCGCGTTGTCCTGGCAGACCCTGGCCGCCGGGACGGGCGTGCTGGCCCTGGCGGTGGGTGCTTTTGCTGGGCTCGGGGCCGGGTTGCGGCACGTGGCGGGAACCCGGGGCGCGGTGATCGGCGGGGCGCTGGTGCTGCTGGCCCAGGTAGGTGTGGCCGGTTGGGTGTGGAAGAGCGCTATGACCAGCGATCTTTCCTCCGCGTGGGCCGCCGTGGCGGGGCTCACCCCGGTGCACTACGCCACGGGCGCGCTCAGCGCCCTGAGCAATGGGGGCAGCGTGGCCCTGGTGTGGGTGGCCGTGGCGGTGCTCGGCGCGATGGTGCTGCTGGGTGGGGTTGCGCGGTGGGGGTTGGCGCGGCGTTAA
- a CDS encoding metallophosphoesterase → MRKLAAILGGTGLATATWGFTELTRFQLHQHTLPLLPPGTLRGKPEFRLLHLSDLHMIPGQSAKIAWVSALDALEPDLVVNTGDNLSDLHGVPAVLAALGPLLRRPGLFVFGTNDYWAPRPVNPLRYLIGGKRTPSYIDLPWKGMRAAFLEHGWRDANQARHEFQVGHVRIAAAGVDDPHHDLDDYSEIAGPPNPEADLTLALSHSPEPRVLHQFAQDGYQLALSGHTHGGQICLPGGKALLTNCGIDTERASGLHEFEGMAMHVSNGLGTSKYAPVRLFCRPSATLLRITEE, encoded by the coding sequence ATGAGAAAACTCGCAGCGATCCTCGGCGGCACCGGGCTTGCCACCGCCACCTGGGGATTCACCGAACTCACCCGATTCCAACTGCACCAGCACACCCTCCCGCTCCTGCCGCCCGGCACCCTGCGCGGGAAGCCGGAATTCCGGCTGCTGCACCTCTCCGACCTCCACATGATCCCCGGGCAGAGCGCCAAGATCGCCTGGGTCAGCGCCCTGGACGCCCTGGAACCCGACCTCGTGGTGAACACCGGCGATAACCTCTCCGACCTACACGGAGTGCCCGCCGTGCTGGCCGCCCTCGGGCCGCTGCTGCGACGCCCCGGGCTCTTTGTGTTTGGTACCAACGACTACTGGGCCCCCAGACCCGTGAACCCGCTGCGCTACCTCATCGGCGGCAAGCGCACCCCCTCCTACATCGACCTGCCATGGAAGGGCATGAGGGCCGCCTTCCTCGAACACGGCTGGCGCGACGCCAATCAGGCCCGCCACGAGTTCCAGGTGGGCCACGTGCGGATCGCCGCCGCCGGGGTGGACGACCCCCACCACGACCTCGACGACTACTCAGAAATCGCCGGGCCCCCCAACCCCGAGGCCGACCTCACCCTGGCACTCAGCCACTCCCCCGAGCCGCGCGTGCTCCACCAGTTCGCCCAGGATGGATACCAACTGGCCCTCTCCGGGCACACCCACGGCGGACAAATCTGCCTCCCCGGCGGCAAAGCGCTGCTCACCAACTGCGGGATCGACACCGAGCGCGCCTCCGGGCTCCATGAGTTTGAGGGCATGGCCATGCACGTGTCTAACGGCCTGGGCACCTCCAAATACGCCCCGGTACGACTCTTCTGCCGCCCCTCCGCCACGCTGCTGAGGATCACGGAGGAGTAG
- a CDS encoding GatB/YqeY domain-containing protein — protein MSDMKTTLRGDLKEAMKAKDKTRTGTIRMLLAAIQEEETKGAKHDLTDEEVLKVIAREIKKRRESAEVYAANGRQELADAELAEVEVLEGYQPEQLDDAALAALVSEVIAEMDPAPTMKQMGQVMKQATAKAAGRADGKRLSAAVKSALSA, from the coding sequence ATGAGTGATATGAAAACCACCCTGCGCGGGGATCTGAAGGAGGCCATGAAGGCCAAGGACAAAACGCGCACCGGCACCATTCGCATGTTGTTGGCCGCGATCCAGGAGGAGGAAACCAAGGGCGCCAAGCACGACCTCACCGATGAGGAGGTGCTCAAGGTGATCGCCCGGGAGATCAAGAAGCGCCGCGAGTCCGCGGAGGTCTACGCCGCCAATGGCCGCCAGGAGCTTGCCGACGCCGAGCTGGCCGAGGTCGAGGTGCTGGAGGGCTACCAGCCGGAGCAGCTTGACGACGCCGCCCTGGCCGCCCTCGTTTCCGAGGTCATCGCGGAGATGGACCCGGCCCCGACCATGAAGCAGATGGGCCAGGTGATGAAGCAGGCCACCGCCAAGGCCGCCGGCCGGGCGGATGGCAAGCGCCTCTCCGCCGCGGTGAAGTCCGCGCTAAGCGCCTAG
- a CDS encoding transglycosylase domain-containing protein produces the protein MSIAKSLTTIIGATVSIGVVSAIALSPAAGIAGVAVQRTSTTMESNLADLTDGHAPGVTTITDVTGEPMAWIYDQRRYEVASEEIAQPMKDAIVAIEDRRFYEHEGVDFQGTMRALVTNLTSGGVAQGASTLNQQYVKNYLLFVAANDDAERNAAIETSIPRKLREMRMASDLDKLLTKDEVLTRYLNLVPFGNNSYGVEAAARTYFGIPAAKLSVPQAAMLAGIVQSSSVLDPYTNPDGVIDRRNTVLDAMVSYGVLESFQAEQYKLQPLGVQETPESLPNGCITAGDRGFMCDYALTYLESKGLPKDVLTKGGYTIRTTLDPAVHDAARNTVAANVSPGTPGVAEVLNVVRPGTDSRDILAMTSSRNYGLDPENGETLMPQPTSMVGNGAGSVFKIFTAAAAIDNGMGLETMLDVPTRFEAIGMGEGGAEGCPPSTYCVENASTYAPQMTLKDALAHSPNTTFVQLIQQVGVAPVVDLAVNLGLRSYAAPGSFDGEASVADYVKEHNLGSFTLGPTSVNALELSNVGASIASGGRWCEPNPIASITDRDGNEVPIERPECEDVLNPQTANALMQALSEDAVSGTAARAAQAVGWSAPVAAKTGTTESHMSSAFLGFNSNLSAAPYIYNDGTQNLPLCTGPVQQCGAGSLFGGNEPADTWFQWATAVPQAIDGNLPDYNHDLDRGRLQTALDAANGKRDDEAQTLLEEAGLMVNIQEVPGNGTPRGIVMGTRTDSPGGLRPGSLVTLEVSDGSRPVQQSQPTSTSEAPAEPSPRSGLPSIDTSELEELTNRLRERLGA, from the coding sequence GTGTCTATCGCTAAATCGCTGACGACGATCATCGGCGCCACCGTAAGCATTGGAGTGGTCTCCGCCATCGCGCTCTCCCCTGCCGCCGGCATCGCGGGGGTAGCGGTACAGCGCACCAGCACGACGATGGAATCCAACCTCGCGGACCTCACCGACGGCCACGCCCCCGGCGTCACCACCATCACCGACGTCACCGGCGAGCCGATGGCCTGGATCTACGACCAGCGCCGCTACGAGGTGGCCTCCGAGGAGATCGCGCAGCCGATGAAGGACGCCATCGTGGCGATCGAGGACCGTCGCTTCTACGAGCACGAGGGGGTGGACTTCCAGGGCACCATGCGCGCCCTGGTCACCAACCTCACCTCCGGCGGCGTGGCCCAGGGAGCCTCCACGCTCAACCAGCAGTACGTGAAGAACTACCTGCTCTTCGTGGCGGCTAACGACGACGCCGAGCGCAACGCCGCCATCGAGACCTCCATACCGCGCAAACTGCGCGAAATGCGCATGGCCTCCGACCTGGACAAACTGCTCACCAAGGACGAGGTGCTCACCCGCTACCTCAACCTGGTGCCCTTTGGCAATAACAGCTACGGCGTGGAGGCCGCCGCGCGCACGTACTTTGGCATTCCCGCCGCCAAACTCTCCGTGCCCCAGGCCGCCATGCTCGCGGGCATCGTGCAGTCCTCCTCGGTGCTCGACCCCTACACCAACCCGGACGGTGTGATTGACCGCCGCAACACGGTGCTCGACGCGATGGTCTCCTACGGCGTCCTGGAATCCTTCCAGGCCGAGCAATACAAACTCCAGCCCCTCGGCGTGCAGGAAACCCCGGAATCCCTGCCCAACGGCTGCATTACCGCAGGCGATCGCGGCTTCATGTGCGATTACGCCCTGACCTACCTGGAGTCCAAGGGGCTACCCAAGGACGTGCTCACCAAGGGCGGATACACCATTCGCACCACCCTCGACCCCGCCGTGCACGACGCCGCCCGCAACACCGTGGCCGCCAACGTCAGCCCCGGCACCCCCGGCGTGGCCGAGGTGCTCAACGTGGTGCGGCCCGGCACCGACTCCCGCGACATCCTCGCCATGACCTCCTCCCGCAACTACGGCCTCGACCCGGAAAACGGGGAAACCCTCATGCCGCAGCCCACTTCCATGGTGGGCAACGGCGCGGGCTCGGTGTTCAAGATCTTCACCGCTGCCGCCGCGATTGATAACGGCATGGGCCTAGAGACCATGCTGGACGTGCCCACCCGATTCGAGGCCATCGGCATGGGCGAGGGCGGCGCCGAGGGCTGCCCGCCGTCCACCTACTGCGTGGAAAACGCCAGCACCTACGCCCCCCAGATGACGCTCAAGGACGCCCTGGCCCACTCCCCCAACACCACCTTTGTGCAGCTGATTCAGCAGGTGGGAGTGGCCCCCGTGGTGGATCTGGCCGTGAACCTGGGCCTGCGCTCCTACGCCGCACCCGGCAGCTTTGACGGGGAGGCCTCCGTGGCGGATTACGTCAAGGAGCACAACCTCGGTTCCTTCACCCTGGGCCCCACCTCCGTAAACGCGCTGGAACTCTCCAACGTGGGTGCCAGCATCGCCTCCGGTGGGCGCTGGTGCGAGCCCAACCCCATCGCCTCCATCACCGACCGCGACGGCAACGAGGTTCCCATCGAGCGCCCCGAATGCGAGGACGTACTCAACCCCCAGACCGCCAACGCGCTCATGCAGGCGCTCTCCGAGGACGCCGTTTCCGGCACCGCCGCCCGCGCCGCTCAGGCCGTGGGGTGGAGCGCACCCGTGGCGGCCAAGACCGGCACCACGGAATCCCACATGTCCTCCGCGTTCCTCGGGTTCAACTCCAATCTCTCCGCCGCACCGTACATCTATAACGACGGCACCCAGAACCTGCCCCTGTGCACCGGGCCCGTCCAGCAGTGCGGCGCAGGCAGCCTCTTCGGCGGCAACGAGCCCGCGGACACCTGGTTCCAGTGGGCCACCGCCGTGCCGCAGGCTATCGACGGCAACCTCCCCGACTACAACCACGACCTCGATCGCGGCCGCCTCCAAACCGCGCTCGACGCCGCCAACGGCAAACGCGACGACGAGGCCCAAACCCTCCTTGAGGAGGCAGGCCTGATGGTGAACATTCAGGAGGTACCCGGCAACGGAACCCCCCGCGGAATCGTGATGGGTACCCGCACCGACAGCCCCGGCGGGCTGCGCCCCGGTAGCCTGGTCACCCTGGAGGTTTCCGACGGCTCCCGGCCCGTGCAACAATCGCAGCCGACCTCCACCTCCGAGGCCCCCGCCGAACCCTCCCCGCGCTCGGGGCTCCCCAGCATCGACACCTCCGAGTTGGAGGAACTAACCAACCGACTGCGCGAGCGGCTAGGCGCTTAG
- a CDS encoding WhiB family transcriptional regulator, which produces MTAPLMHKRDNAFLHYGQGKCPTDIVCDRDAWVMQAQCRDVDPDALFVSSAEQRKAVAICRGCPVMSICRADALDNKVEFGIWGGLTERQRRALLRRNPEITSWADYFAAGGGLQEL; this is translated from the coding sequence GTGACGGCCCCTCTCATGCACAAGCGTGACAATGCTTTCCTCCATTACGGGCAGGGAAAGTGCCCCACCGACATCGTGTGCGACCGTGACGCCTGGGTCATGCAGGCGCAGTGCCGCGACGTGGACCCGGATGCCCTCTTCGTGTCCAGCGCGGAGCAGCGCAAGGCCGTGGCCATCTGCCGGGGATGTCCCGTGATGAGCATCTGCCGCGCCGATGCCCTGGATAACAAGGTGGAGTTTGGCATCTGGGGCGGGCTCACCGAGCGCCAGCGCCGGGCCCTGCTGCGCCGCAACCCGGAGATCACCAGCTGGGCCGATTACTTTGCCGCGGGCGGAGGCCTACAGGAACTGTGA
- a CDS encoding DUF4177 domain-containing protein: protein MKTWEYATVPLLTHATKQILDTWGEDGWELVSVVPGPNPENVVAYMKREVQ from the coding sequence ATGAAAACTTGGGAATACGCCACCGTGCCACTGCTCACTCACGCCACCAAGCAGATCCTGGATACCTGGGGTGAGGACGGCTGGGAACTCGTCTCCGTGGTACCCGGCCCCAACCCGGAGAACGTGGTGGCATACATGAAGCGCGAGGTTCAGTAG
- a CDS encoding RidA family protein: protein MSITDRLAELGITLPQVAAPVAAYVPAVQVGNQVWTSGQLPFIDGALPATGQVGVEVSTNDAASYARTAALNALAAIDALVGINNVRRVVKVVGFVSSAPDFHGQPQVINGASEVIGEIFGEDGIHARSAVGVAELPLDSPVEVEVIVELRS from the coding sequence ATGAGCATCACCGATCGCCTCGCGGAACTCGGGATCACCCTGCCGCAGGTGGCGGCCCCCGTGGCGGCCTACGTTCCCGCCGTGCAGGTGGGCAACCAGGTGTGGACCTCCGGGCAGCTCCCCTTCATCGACGGCGCGCTGCCCGCCACCGGCCAGGTGGGGGTCGAGGTTTCCACTAACGACGCCGCCTCCTACGCCCGCACCGCCGCGCTCAACGCCCTCGCGGCTATCGACGCCCTCGTGGGCATCAACAACGTGCGCCGCGTGGTGAAGGTGGTGGGATTTGTTTCCTCCGCCCCGGACTTCCACGGCCAGCCCCAGGTGATCAATGGGGCCTCCGAGGTGATCGGGGAGATCTTCGGGGAGGATGGGATTCACGCCCGCTCCGCCGTGGGGGTGGCCGAGTTGCCCCTGGATTCCCCGGTGGAAGTGGAAGTGATCGTGGAACTGCGCTCCTGA
- a CDS encoding MBL fold metallo-hydrolase → MQHPAYSQLRPVTASASVVLCPNPSYAALEGTNTWIIKGPEDERSIVVDPGPEDEGHLNVVHSKAGEVGLILLTHRHHDHADGAQRFRQLTGAPIRATDPAHCHGADPLHDAEIITIEGVTPQIEVVHTPGHTGDSTSFFVWSGVPGESTLEGIITGDTIAGRHTTMISETDGNLRDYLASLTLLEERGKNIPLLPGHGPDGEDTSAFARKYIDRRQYRLDQIRKAWAEHGKDIELRTLIDVMYDDVDPVLRGAAEQSTRVALRYLEEEES, encoded by the coding sequence ATGCAGCATCCTGCTTACAGCCAGCTTCGGCCGGTCACCGCATCGGCCTCTGTTGTTCTGTGCCCTAACCCCAGCTACGCGGCGCTGGAGGGCACCAACACGTGGATCATTAAGGGACCCGAGGACGAGCGCTCCATCGTGGTCGATCCCGGCCCGGAGGACGAGGGGCACCTCAACGTGGTGCACTCCAAGGCCGGGGAGGTGGGCCTGATTCTGCTCACTCACCGCCACCACGATCACGCCGACGGTGCCCAGAGATTCCGCCAACTCACCGGGGCCCCCATCCGCGCCACCGATCCGGCGCACTGCCACGGGGCGGATCCGCTTCACGACGCCGAGATCATCACCATCGAGGGCGTTACCCCCCAGATTGAGGTGGTTCACACCCCCGGCCACACCGGCGACTCCACCTCCTTCTTCGTGTGGTCCGGCGTACCCGGCGAGTCCACCCTGGAGGGGATTATCACCGGCGACACCATCGCGGGCCGCCACACCACCATGATCTCCGAGACCGACGGCAACCTGCGCGATTACCTCGCCTCCCTGACCCTCCTGGAGGAGCGCGGCAAAAACATTCCGCTGCTCCCCGGCCACGGCCCCGATGGCGAGGACACCTCCGCCTTTGCCCGCAAGTACATCGACCGCCGCCAATACCGCCTGGATCAGATCCGCAAGGCCTGGGCCGAGCATGGCAAGGACATCGAGTTGCGCACGCTCATCGACGTTATGTACGACGACGTAGACCCCGTTCTGCGCGGCGCCGCCGAACAATCCACTCGCGTAGCCCTGCGCTACCTGGAGGAAGAAGAGTCCTAG